A genomic segment from Lusitaniella coriacea LEGE 07157 encodes:
- a CDS encoding serine/threonine protein kinase yields the protein MSRPNRLHCINPLCQSPCPQPGDNRFCQRCGTSLYLNGRYIPFGHLGTGGFAAIYEVWDLQQQEEKVLKVLTATSEKALQLFQQEASVLASLHHPGVPRVEPNSFFEVKTPAQSIYCLAMEKIVGHNLEEILSQHYPQGYPEDLVGDWLCQLVEILEVLHERKIVHRDIKPSNLMLRSRTSRDSGQLVLIDFGGAKQQNATQSSTRLFSSGYSPPEQIAGGGVESSADIYALGRTAIHLLTGKYPANFSEDMDTGQLLWRDGVLVGDALADLLDEMSNLNPAKRPQSAQDLHRRLARMPGMALNPTTAIARSISTLAQYSRRWGIQGYAIARQKFDRGWHISWKITKTIATITTNTTQEMAGSGLGAVFGTIIGSFLAFWTPLGWIFARAVLEDIPRLLPGIHIPITPDILLFSCVGFGTGWGLAKVGNFNRRFPPIAGGLLSFCGYGMGWLLWQGMPYSVTDNFFALIATATTFLTLSLGLSNYPLLHTLLTTGGTIALFWFSIYRGVLPDSLIQDILSFKNFDLTLGFCSLLGMGSTFSLSVSYYIIIPFFQWLERP from the coding sequence ATGTCCCGTCCCAACCGCCTGCACTGCATCAATCCTCTCTGTCAGTCTCCCTGTCCGCAACCGGGAGATAATCGATTTTGTCAGCGTTGTGGCACGTCGTTGTATCTCAATGGACGTTACATTCCCTTCGGACATTTGGGAACGGGGGGATTTGCGGCGATTTATGAGGTTTGGGATTTGCAGCAGCAGGAGGAAAAGGTGTTGAAGGTTCTCACTGCAACCTCCGAAAAAGCATTGCAATTATTCCAGCAAGAAGCCTCTGTTTTGGCAAGTTTGCACCATCCCGGCGTTCCTCGCGTCGAACCGAACAGTTTTTTTGAGGTGAAAACCCCCGCACAGTCGATTTACTGTCTGGCGATGGAAAAGATTGTTGGTCATAACCTAGAAGAGATTCTCTCTCAACACTATCCCCAAGGGTATCCCGAAGATTTGGTGGGAGATTGGTTGTGTCAATTGGTGGAAATTTTGGAGGTTTTGCACGAGCGTAAAATCGTTCACCGGGATATTAAACCGTCTAATTTAATGCTGCGATCGCGCACTTCTAGAGATAGCGGACAATTGGTTTTAATTGACTTTGGCGGCGCGAAACAACAAAATGCAACCCAAAGTTCGACGCGCTTGTTTTCCTCCGGTTACAGTCCCCCCGAACAGATTGCTGGGGGAGGGGTTGAGTCTTCGGCGGATATTTATGCTTTAGGACGCACTGCAATTCATTTACTCACGGGGAAATACCCTGCCAATTTCTCAGAAGATATGGATACGGGACAATTGCTGTGGAGGGATGGGGTATTGGTGGGGGATGCCTTGGCAGATTTGCTCGATGAGATGAGCAATTTGAACCCCGCAAAACGTCCCCAAAGCGCTCAAGACTTGCATCGACGTTTGGCGAGAATGCCGGGAATGGCGTTGAATCCCACCACCGCGATCGCGCGATCGATCTCAACTCTCGCCCAGTATAGTCGCCGTTGGGGAATTCAAGGGTACGCGATCGCGCGGCAAAAATTCGATCGCGGGTGGCACATCAGTTGGAAAATAACCAAAACCATCGCAACCATTACCACAAACACCACCCAAGAAATGGCGGGGAGTGGATTGGGTGCGGTTTTTGGGACGATTATTGGGTCTTTCCTCGCCTTTTGGACTCCTTTGGGGTGGATTTTTGCACGTGCGGTTCTAGAAGACATTCCCCGACTCTTACCGGGAATTCACATCCCCATTACGCCAGATATTCTACTCTTTTCCTGCGTTGGTTTTGGTACCGGGTGGGGACTCGCTAAAGTGGGCAATTTTAATCGACGTTTCCCCCCAATTGCCGGGGGATTATTGAGTTTTTGTGGCTACGGTATGGGATGGTTGCTATGGCAGGGAATGCCCTATAGCGTTACAGACAATTTTTTCGCTTTAATTGCCACTGCAACAACTTTTTTGACCCTCAGTTTGGGACTCTCCAACTACCCCCTCCTCCATACTCTACTCACCACTGGGGGGACGATTGCCCTATTTTGGTTTTCCATTTATCGTGGCGTTTTGCCAGACAGTTTAATTCAAGACATTTTATCTTTTAAAAACTTCGATCTCACCCTTGGGTTTTGTAGTTTATTGGGCATGGGTTCGACCTTTTCCTTAAGCGTCAGCTATTACATTATCATTCCATTTTTCCAGTGGTTAGAACGCCCTTGA
- a CDS encoding endonuclease domain-containing protein translates to MTEKTHQRLRGTTPEIDQAARKLRHQPTSAEFRLWQALRSKKLNGLRFRRQHPVGRFILDFYCPSCKLAIELDGAIHQRQAEYDAARTQQLEQFGYRVIRFRNEQVMEDLPGVLAEIAQIASE, encoded by the coding sequence ATGACCGAAAAAACCCACCAACGCCTGCGCGGTACGACTCCCGAAATTGACCAAGCTGCCCGTAAACTCCGCCATCAACCCACCTCAGCAGAATTTCGTTTATGGCAAGCATTGAGAAGCAAGAAGCTCAATGGTTTGCGTTTCCGTCGCCAGCATCCGGTGGGTCGCTTCATTCTGGATTTCTACTGTCCATCTTGCAAATTAGCAATTGAGTTGGATGGTGCAATTCACCAACGTCAAGCCGAATATGATGCCGCACGGACGCAGCAACTCGAACAGTTTGGCTATCGGGTAATTCGCTTTCGCAATGAACAGGTTATGGAGGATTTACCGGGTGTTTTGGCAGAAATTGCACAGATAGCAAGCGAGTAA
- the dusB gene encoding tRNA dihydrouridine synthase DusB, whose protein sequence is MISLCSQLQTELSTPLKIGSVTVNSRVLQSPLSGVTDLVFRRLVRRYAPESMMYTEMVSASELHHLKELPRVMDVDPNERPISIQLFDCRPDFMGAAAQKAVAEGADTVDINMGCPVNKITRRGGGSSLLRQPDVAEAIVREVVQAVEVPVTVKTRIGWNDEEINILDFARRMEDAGAQMLTLHGRTRAQGYKGTARWEWITRVKEVLSIPVIANGDIFSVEAAVRCLEVTGADGVMCSRGTLGYPFLVGEIDYFLKTGKRLPEPTVRERLDCAKEHLQGLWEYKGDRGIFQSRKHMAWYAKGFVGAGELREALSRLESVEEGFELIDRAIAHGTKEG, encoded by the coding sequence ATGATTTCTCTGTGTTCTCAACTCCAAACTGAACTTTCCACGCCCTTAAAAATTGGCTCTGTCACAGTTAACAGCCGCGTTTTGCAATCTCCTCTCTCTGGGGTAACGGATTTGGTATTTCGGCGTTTGGTGCGACGCTATGCTCCAGAGTCGATGATGTACACGGAGATGGTTAGCGCGAGCGAGTTGCATCACCTTAAAGAGTTACCCAGGGTCATGGATGTTGACCCAAATGAGCGTCCTATCAGCATTCAATTGTTCGATTGTCGTCCGGATTTCATGGGTGCGGCGGCACAGAAAGCGGTGGCGGAGGGGGCAGATACGGTAGATATTAATATGGGCTGTCCGGTGAATAAAATTACGCGCAGGGGTGGCGGTTCTTCTTTGTTGCGCCAACCGGATGTTGCTGAGGCGATTGTGCGGGAAGTGGTGCAGGCGGTGGAGGTTCCGGTGACGGTGAAAACCCGAATTGGTTGGAATGATGAGGAAATCAATATTCTCGACTTTGCGCGGCGTATGGAGGATGCGGGGGCGCAAATGCTGACGCTGCACGGGAGGACTCGCGCTCAAGGATATAAGGGAACGGCGCGGTGGGAGTGGATTACACGGGTGAAGGAGGTGCTTTCGATTCCGGTAATTGCCAATGGGGATATTTTTTCTGTTGAGGCGGCAGTGCGCTGTTTGGAGGTGACAGGTGCGGATGGGGTGATGTGTTCGCGGGGGACGTTGGGTTATCCGTTTTTGGTGGGAGAAATTGATTATTTTTTGAAGACGGGAAAACGGTTACCAGAACCGACGGTGCGAGAGCGTTTGGATTGTGCGAAGGAGCATTTGCAAGGGTTGTGGGAGTATAAGGGCGATCGCGGGATTTTTCAGTCGCGCAAACATATGGCGTGGTATGCAAAGGGATTTGTGGGTGCGGGAGAGTTGCGGGAGGCGCTGTCGCGGTTGGAGAGTGTGGAGGAGGGGTTTGAATTAATCGATCGCGCGATCGCCCACGGCACGAAAGAGGGGTAA